The proteins below come from a single Ailuropoda melanoleuca isolate Jingjing chromosome 1, ASM200744v2, whole genome shotgun sequence genomic window:
- the CLDN17 gene encoding claudin-17 codes for MAFYPLQIAGLVLGFLGAVGTLATTLLPQWRVSAFIGSNIIVFERLWEGLWMNCVRQAKVRLQCKFYGSLLALPPALEAARALMCVAVALSFIALLVGICGGKQIQCTGSNERAKAYLLGTSGVLFILTGIFVLIPVCWTANIIIRDFYNPAIHVGQKRELGAALFLGWASTAVLFIGGGLLCGFCCCNRRKQRPRYPAPGYCVPHTEKQGERDNA; via the coding sequence ATGGCATTTTACCCCCTGCAGATTGCTGGTCTGGTTCTTGGCTTCCTTGGCGCGGTCGGGACTCTTGCCACAACACTTCTGCCTCAGTGGAGGGTATCGGCTTTCATTGGCAGCAACATTATCGTTTTTGAAAGGCTCTGGGAAGGGCTCTGGATGAACTGCGTTCGACAGGCCAAGGTCCGGTTGCAGTGCAAGTTCTATGGTTCTTTGTTGGCCCTCCCACCCGCCCTCGAAGCAGCGCGGGCCCTCATGTGTGTGGCGGTTGCTCTCTCCTTCATTGCTCTGCTCGTTGGCATCTGTGGCGGGAAGCAGATCCAGTGCACGGGCTCTAACGAGAGGGCCAAAGCATACCTTCTGGGGACTTCTGGGGTCCTCTTTATCCTGACTGGCATCTTCGTTCTAATTCCTGTGTGCTGGACAGCCAACATCATCATCAGGGATTTCTACAACCCCGCCATCCACGTGGGTCAGAAGCGAGAGCTGGGAGCAGCCCTTTTCCTCGGCTGGGCGAGCACCGCCGTCCTCTTCATTGGAGGGGGTCTGCTCTGTGGGTTCTGCTGTTGCAACCGAAGGAAGCAAAGACCCAGATATCCAGCCCCTGGATATTGTGTGCC